The Lepus europaeus isolate LE1 chromosome 21, mLepTim1.pri, whole genome shotgun sequence genome has a window encoding:
- the LOC133750872 gene encoding uncharacterized protein LOC133750872, which translates to QAFPLRSVAGQMQYWPFSASDLYNWKTHNPSFSQDPQALTGLIESILLTHQPTWDDCQQLLQTLLTTEEKQRVYLEARKNVPGADGRPTLLLNEIEEAFPSTHPDWDYTTVAGRERLRLYRQILLAGLRGAGKRPTNLAKVRAVVQGAEETPAGFLERLMEAYRMYTPFDPLAEDRQGDVIMSFIGQSAPDIRNKLQRLEGLQGYTIQDLI; encoded by the coding sequence caggcttttcctcttcgctcggtggctggccagatgcagtactggccattttctgcttccgatctttacaattggaaaacccataacccctctttctctcaggacccccaggctctgactgggctgattgagtcaattttattgactcatcagcccacctgggatgattgtcagcagctcctgcagaccctcctcactactgaggaaaagcagcgtgtctaccttgaggcacggaaaaacgtccctggagcagatggccgaccgaccctactgctaaacgaaatcgaggaggcgtttccctcaacccatcctgattgggactataccaccgttgctggtagggagcgacttcgtctttatcgccagattctccttgcgggtctcagaggggctggaaagcgccccaccaatttggccaaggtacgtgcagtagtacagggggctgaggaaacgccggcaggcttcctagaaagattaatggaagcctaccgtatgtacaccccatttgaccccctggcagaggaccggcagggagatgtaatcatgtcctttataggacagtcagcgccggacatccgcaataaattacagcggctagaggggcttcaggggtatactatacaagatttaata